A window of the Eulemur rufifrons isolate Redbay chromosome 6, OSU_ERuf_1, whole genome shotgun sequence genome harbors these coding sequences:
- the OR4S1 gene encoding olfactory receptor 4S1 yields MGAKNNVTEFVLFGLFQSREMQHACFMVFSLFHVLTVLGNLLVIITINASKTLNSPMYLFLSHLSFADMCYPSATTPKMIADTFVERKIISFNGCMTQLFSAHFFGGTEIFLLTAMAYDRYVAICRPLHYTTIMDRRKCGLLAGASWVAGFLHSILQTLLTVQLPFCGPNEIDNFFCDVHPLLKLACADTYMVGLIVVANSGMISLVSFLVLILSYVAILLNLRSRSSEGRRKALSTCGSHIITVLLVLVPPMFMYIRPSTTLAADKLVILFNIVMPPLLNPLIYTLRNNEVKNAMRKLFRVGRGLGEK; encoded by the coding sequence ATGGGTGCCAAGAACAACGTGACTGAGTTTGTTTTATTTGGCCTTTTCCAGAGCAGGGAAATGCAGCATGCGTGCTTCATggtattctctctctttcatgtGCTCACTGTCCTGGGGAACCTTCtggtcatcatcaccatcaatgCCAGCAAGACCCTGAATTCTCCCATGTATCTCTTTCTCAGCCACCTGTCTTTTGCCGACATGTGTTATCCCTCTGCTACCACGCCCAAGATGATTGCTGACACTTTCGTGGAACGCAAGATTATCTCCTTTAATGGCTGCATGACCCAGCTCTTTTCTGCTCACTTCTTTGGTGGCACTGAGATCTTCCTTCTCACAGccatggcctatgaccgctatgtggccatctgtagGCCCCTGCACTATACAACCATTATGGATCGGCGAAAGTGTGGCCTGCTGGCAGGGGCCTCCTGGGTCGCTGGCTTCTTGCATTCCATCCTGCAGACCCTCCTCACAGTCCAGCTGCCCTTTTGTGGACCCAATGAGATAGACAACTTCTTCTGTGATGTTCATCCCCTGCTGAAGTTGGCCTGTGCAGACACCTACATGGTGGGGCTCATTGTGGTAGCCAACAGTGGTATGATCTCCTTAGTCTCCTTCCTTGTCCTTATCCTCTCGTATGTGGCCATCTTACTAAACTTGAGAAGCCGGTCATCTGAGGGCCGGCGGAAGGCTCTCTCCACATGTGGCTCACACATCATCACTGTCCTTTTGGTCCTTGTGCCCCCCATGTTCATGTACATTCGTCCCTCCACCACCCTGGCTGCTGACAAGCTTGTCATCCTTTTTAACATTGTGATGCCACCTTTGCTGAACCCTCTGATCTACACGCTAAGAAACAATGAGGTAAAAAATGCCATGAGAAAACTGTTTAGGGTTGGGAGGGGCTTAGGAGAGAAGTGA